ACATAATGGTCTAAGGTTGTACTTGCGGTGCATTTATCTCTCATTCATTGTCTCTTCGTGCTATTTGTAGTTAATGCCGCTGTACTGAATTGGTTGGTTTCTTGATTGACTAACATGACTTGTATATATTGTATGTCATCTCAAGTTATGCAGtcacaaattcaaaatcaaagtcaatCAATTCCTAATTCCTTAGCTGTGAATCAGCCTCAAGCACGTCAACAGTTATTGGTTCAGAATATTCAGAATAATGTTCCATCTGGAGTTCAGGCTTCAGCCAGTCTATCGTCTACATTGCCATCTGTCTCTGGCTTGAACCAATCTTCCATCCCGAATACTATTGGACAAAACAACAACATGCAAAATATGCCTAGTGTTTCTCAGAACTCACTGGGGAACTCAATGGGCCAAGGTGTCAATAGCAACATGTTCGTAAATTCTCAGCAACTTCAAGCTAGGCAACAGATGGTTTCCCTACAGCAACAAGAACAGTCTCAGAATTCACAGCAGTATATTTACCAGCAGCAGCAATACCAACAGCAGCTTTTGAAGCAGAAGCTTCAGCCAGTCCCACATTCGCTCATGTCATCTCAATtccaacaacagcagcagcaacagcagcaacagAATATGCTACAGCCGACTCAGCTGCAGGCTTCTCAGCAGTCTGTCCTCCAAACATCTTCTGTCATGCAGCCGCCATCAATGCAACCAGCTCCTCTAGCTGGTCTCCAACAAAATCAACAGTCTTCAGTTCCACAGTCAACACAGTCCACGAAGAGTTATTCTTCTACTTTTGTAGTGTCTACTGATAGCTCTGCCCAAATGGGGCATTCGGCCGGGGGTGACTGGCAAGAGGAGGCTTACCAAAAGGTTTTGTACCACTGTTTTGTtttattcattaaattttatggaATGCAGGTATTATGTGTGATACTTCTCATATTTTTCTACTGGTTTTAATAGTTTGTTGATGACTGACCTTTCTTGCTAGACTTTACATATATGGTTTAGTAGGATACAAATGTACAAAGGCACAGATAAGAGTATTAGTAGTTTTATGAGGTCTAGCCTGGGAAAGGAATTCATTCACATGAGATATTGGTTTGGATATTGACTCGATAGCAAATATAGCTGTGAGACAGAAATGGGTATTTGGCAACAGAATGTCGACAGCATAATCTTTTGTCCAAAGTATTAGAATGTGGGGAAGTTGCATAATGAACTATAATTTGGGGATAGTAATGTGGCCTTGTGCACTAACCAGTATGACAATAATAACTGCTGAACAGGAGCCAATTCCCTTGCTAGAATTTGTATAACATCATACATTTTGGTGACAGGAATTTAAATCAGAGAAATTTGAAAGCCCTTGAGTGGAATTTCGTTAGCCAATTCTTTACATAGTGTAGTATGGACAGGTGCTTATGGCTTGTAAACCTAGGAATCCCTCCACCAAAGGTGAATTTCTAATTATGTAGTGACTCCAGGCCAGTCGCATTAACATTTATCTAACAATTCTTGTTATTAAAAACTGCAATGTCTAGCCAAGCTTATATGTTGTGAGGATCAGGTATCGATAATGCTGCTATTAATCTGTAAGTTAAGCATGAGAAGTTGCCACAGAGTGCTTTCTGATCGGCATTCCCCTTTTTCTCACAACATTatgaagagggaaaaagagtagTTTtatgaaatggaaagagaagtCATTTAACTACTGAATCGTGTTTACTTAAGAATGTTTCTGTGTTGCGTTAAGATTGCTGTTTTTCCTTTATTAAGGAGTAATAAAAGATGAAGCCATTGATGTCTTAATGTAGAAAAGAAATTGCCATCATTTTGTCCGTGTCGGCCAATCTCCTTTTCCTGTTTTACTtgctttttttaatgttatccaGGTGGTGGTTGGCATTCTGATGAAACTGTAGCTTTGTGCAAGTTGCTAATCTTTATTATTCTTCATACTTGGCTTATGCATAAATGACACTGATGCGGTCTAGTTGGATATAAGAGTCGAGCTTTATTTAGATATTTATTGTGAGTACAGATGCTACAGACACAGCAGCTTAAGCAACAATATCAGCAACCTCAAATGCAGCAGCAACTCAAACAACAGCTTCTGCAGCAGCAGCTACAGCAGGTTAAGCAGCAGCTTCCTTCGCAACTCCAGACTCATCAAAGGCGTTCCAACATCCAACTCCGGAATGCAGCTTGGGTGCTGCTGTTATTAGTAGTTGTCATCTACTATATtaaagtttttcttctttcttagtgTAGAAATTGATAGAGGACAAAAGAGGAGAGCATACAAACTGATTAATGTTTGCCACTCGCACTTTTATTATTAGTTTAATAAGACTTAGGGTCGAATGATTAACATTCTgttagaaatttatttctggCCATTTCGGTGGTATTTGATAACATTTATGTTaacgggaacaatttctatttagACATAGTTTTTTTGATAAGGGCTCCaagtgtcatcattttcttaacTAAGGGCTTAAAGTGGACATTGCTTtaaataaggatccgaaatgCAAGCGGATTTTgtttggggaacaaaagaatataaaaatagaggaatagaaatgttaccaaattttGCCTTTTATTTCTGAGCAAAAGTATGTATTTTACAactataaaatttatatttttagaatagaaatttgtttaataataatgcaaaatttcttcttcttgagtgGTGATGAGAGGCAAGCGAGCAATGACAACCGGAGGCGAGCAATGATGAGGGGGTGGTGGCAGGCAACTGGCGAGACAACTTACGGCAAtcgagaagagtttttatttctcaattttgttttaaaaataaataaaaatatataaagttttcactttttattttttttccaacctATTTCTGgagtaaaatttattttagaaatagaaaaatgaaattacattatcaaatggataaacacaatttttattccaaacttgttttaAATAGAAAgatataaaaacaaaagaatataaaaatagcTTGAAGTGGACATTGCTTtaaataaggatccgaaatgccattaattttttttaaataagagcaaGTGAACTTTGTTTGGAAcgaaagaatataaaaatagaggaataaatgttaccaaattNNNNNNNNNNNNNNNNNNNNNNNNNNNNNNNNNNNNNNNNNNNNNNNNNNNNNNNNNNNNNNNNNNNNNNNNNNNNNNNNNNNNNNNNNNNNNNNNNNNNgaatattttaaatctaatttaattaatttatatattattatttacacgtagacacgaaacgatgttgtttttgcgttttcttagccacgtcggcgtgcaaagcgacgccgttttggaccaaactcgcggaaaattgccacgtcagccatttggccgaattttcaccggagtggcacttaTGTGTCCCATTTttcgatattggcacttaagtgtaccataaAGGTATCAAGTTATGGCGTTCAGGGTGTCGGCCTCTATGATCACTATAGAAAATACCACGACTTTGAGCTTTTTTTCAAGTATATCAAAATTCTGACTGTAGCATCTCAACGAGAGATATGGGGGGAAACACAAAGTGACTCAAAACACTAATATGAAAGGAAATATTAGGTTGAGTGCAATctcataatttaattttccaACAAGTCTTCGATACCTTTTAGGATCATCTAAAACTTGTTGTCCTCTACCATTAATTTCGAGCCAATTTCCGTTGGTGTATCTAGCTGTTTAAGTTTTAAGCAAATTCAAAACATACCTATGATATGAGATGTGAATACTTTTCTTTGCCTGTGTCTCTTCgataccaaaaaatatttatgttgtCCCAAATTCTCTGTTTGAAGCAATTGTTGCAAATACAATTTTAGCTAAACAATCTTTGTAAAATCATCTTCAGTTGTGATAATATCACCTACAAAAACTATAAGTAATATCCAACTAACTCCAAAAAAACTGTAAAACATAAAAGATCTCCACTAAATTTAAACAAGAGCACCACCTCAATAAACCTTCCAAACCAAGCTATGGGAGATCGTTTGAAACCATATAAAGATGTCTTCAAATGGTAGACATCTCCATATACACCTTTTTCGTGTAAATCACCATGAAGAAgggcatttttaacatcaagctAAAAAGTAGGTAAAAAAGTAATAGTAGCTAAAGAAAGCAAAAGGCGAACAAAGGTCATCTTAGCCattggaggaaaaaaatatcCCCATAATTGATCTCATAAATTTGTGCATAACCTTTAGAAACCAATCTAGCCTTAAGGCGAGCAAGGAACCACAAATATTAAGCTTGATAATAAACacccatttatatccaataACAATCTTCCTTGTAAGTAAAGGAATAAGAATTCAAGTCTGATTTTGGTCTACTACCAATAGCTCCTCCTCCATAGCTGTCCTCTAGCTTGGACTAGATAGTGCTTCAGCAATAGTTTTAGGAATAGGATTATGAATGGCGACTTGACTAGTTTGAAAGAGGTAAACATACTAGAACATGAGACAAATTGTGTAATAGGGTGCTGGGTACAACTACGAACTCCTTTGCGATGTGCAATAGTAGACTTATCTCAGGCTTAAAGGATGAATGAGACAAAATAGGCAAAGTTACATATGCAAATAACTCATATGCTAATGAGGACGATTACTATATACATGTTGGACTAGTAGAGGGTGGTGGAGAATCCAAAGTGGATTTCACAATAACATATGTAAAGAAATCATCATCCACTATAGAAGGTTCCATTCATTCATTAGAATAAACATTAGACTCTAAGAAGGAAACATCTGCAATTGTAAAATACTtatgcaaagaagaacaataaTAGTGATAACCCTTCTGCATACGATAATATCccacaaaaatgcatttaagaGACTGAGGGCCTAGTTTGGAAAGCCTTGGATAATTGTCACAAATATGGCAAACATAACCAAATATACAAAGTGGTAGATGAAAAGAGgatttagaagaaaaaagaagagagtgtgGAGTTGGAGCCTTAAGAATAGAGATGGTGTGTAGTTGATAAGATAACATGCAGTCATCATAGTGTCAGCCTAAAAGGATTTGTCTGCCTTCATTTCAAACATCAATGATCGATTAACTTGAATAGGAAGATTGATGATGGATGCCCATTGggtcatgaatttttttttaaagattaaaataccaaaaaaaaaagattagaaaaatatatttggcaTTATCACTTTGAAGAATACAAACATGAATTAAAAATTGAGTATTATTTCGTTAACAGGCCAAGGGGCTCTTAAATAATCATCTACAAAAGTAACAAAAGTACTTTAAACCcaacttagaaaaaaatataatgttgCGACCTCTCGGAAGCGGGCTAGATCACCTAGgggtttggctaatgaactTCTAAGCCTAGAATTAGGTCGGGCTCTTCTAAGTCCATATCAATTTGCGacttaactttaaatttttatcatgtaaatgaattttaagtaggagtcgccactaatcagtttatggtagatCGATTAGTCAGCTAaacaaaataatgaaagaattattttactaatcagtttatgaaTCAAAGACTTTGGAtatgaggacttgattacactagatttctcatTGCTCTTTGTAAGcagtttagatttattttaacctcAATTACTATCATGAGATTAGAGGATTACATGGatgctcaatcattattaaacactcaatgaatcaaataaattgcataaaaaattttaaacgcACAAAGtaagcaatttttttgggttttcttttatcttgaaattagaaCTTTGCCATAAAACATACACTTTAACTACGTGACCTAATttttgtgaaagctagtatgtgcacctagaggggggtggtgaataggtgcagaaacaattttgcgaAATAAGTTCAGCACAAATCAACAatggattatgaaaaggaaattcctcTCTTTTCGAATAAACaagttatgatcaaagtaaaagagtgtagggAAGAGAATTTGAACACatagtttatagtggttcggcttaatcaagcctacgtccactcttcatGACAGCCCACAtaggctggatttcactatgaataaaagagttgttacggtaaagctctcccttgattctATAGTGTAGAGATTTTACTACACCTCCACAAGgtttctcaaagatatagactctatTTTGCGTACGAAATTTTGCtcaataaatgaattgactaagaacaagaagtttcagactttggaattcttctatcgcgcacactcttgaacaactagaacgacttccttatatactcctttatgccatcatatccgttggcacttaccaaaggaattattccaatctacccgttggacagaatcaactAGGAAGATCtttgagctatttaaggaacataaCGATAGCCCAtaaatcctgctcgcccatacaatcaggatcttggttttcataagtagaaccttccaagtatatttcgccaatcaacggatccacaattcccaaatcaatcttgatttgaataatggatttcaacatgctatatccagccagaAGATCTATTCCAGTCGATAatatcaaatccttaacgaaacatccaatCTTGGATAAGCCTTTTTCGACGGACTAGAAACTGTTAATGAGGATAGaatttgagtcttgagtctggcagtcagaaaatcttcagactttgatggaagagtttgcaaaacttcagactagactgatggaaacgttttgtcggtttcaaaacactcaatgaagttttctccaacaatcttcccatttttgatggtgacaaaactttcctgcaaatttggataactttgatcgcaaaatattactcaagcaaatatggatatctcacaaagataaatggcttagtaatAACTTTGGAATCCGCATCCACAAAAAGTAGGTTAGTCTTATGAACAaggccatgagatatcaataatacttaAGATAAACGGATGTTCAAACGGTTCATTCCAAATCCGGTCCAAATCCAAATAGCCAAACACAAACatcaagtcaatcaaaaaagtttttaaaatagccAAACAGTCAAATCTGCatatctctcccctttttgtcatcattaaaaaggtagagatgaaaaagaatgaaattaaCATGGCTTGGGAAcatgaacaagctggaaatctcccattatctggacaatgccttccagctttttcaagtcctcaTTCAGTTGTGCtacttcttcacccttagcatttggctgaacttgaagagcaagggcttggagttgatcattaaaaaaaaaactgaagaagcttgtcctgcattctgcatATTTTGAAGTTCGCATCctagagcatagatttgacctttcatctccaaaagaacttcaagaattctgcgaaagtctgtTGAATTATCGACCCGAGTATCTCGCTTCGCATGATTAGACGGTGTATAagcagatgatggcaaatcagcattgtcacgcagattgggcgatgaaacatcgtgtccctcctcaggaaattgtgAGGCAtaaatgtcctctggatctTTGGAGagcgacttactccttcactggtagcAGGGATTGAGgatgttcctcttttctcaggatctccccctatttccatgccttcaggtggagaagagtgtccttcattttcttttgctactctctcctcttcttctttttcttcttcaattctttcctcctctgcttctttctcaaaatcttcactttctccagtcctctatTATGTTTCAGCCGTGTCTATTTCTGTCTCTCCATTGATTCGGGTGCGAGaatgactcaagttcttcaatgccattgcgaAATGGTGATATcaccttcatcctcttcatcctcaatgatgagagctcttcttttcttggatggagcaaccatggactcctttctttttctctttgcagccgaagagatttgatgagtcttggcaggggttttctccttaaacttctccaattccttgttgagttcctttaGACACATTTTAGAGActattttcagtcccaccaccatttgatcacttGCTCGACCACAAATAATTcgggaggctgaatattcaaatgtccgaataacttagtcacaagagctggataaggaagttggccatTGTCCTTCACCACCGCCCccgtacatgtggaacataatagtgtgtggaagagagaatttttcccagcattgatggcatacatcaactttgcctccaAGTTTAAAACatcggtctttgaagtagattttggtgcGAGGcggttaatcacaatcttgtgaagcagaatgttggttgcattcatcctcaaataggaaatcttttcttCCGTTCTTcgatccttaacaagttccaacgttgcatgagcaatagacacactgataagttgatatctccctctttcaaccccaatcacatcagccaaagtattcatgtcaaccacatagtcctgatctcgaacattaaaagagaatctattcgcattcaagaaactaagattcgaatagaaataagagtaagttcagcataggcttctgtactttcagaacaaaactgttcgagttgaagaagactaaATTTCTCCCACAAATTGACATTCacgagtcaagaaaatcaaaatccacacttttagagtttatcaccccacgcttcagcaacttagagtaaagttgcttgtgttcctctgatcgaaacaagtctgtcattttgcttcggattttttCCGCAATACCCATTCTCGGTTTAAACTGATTGTACATCCTACCATCGTCATTCCCATTTGGCtgattcagccctccaacacgtggatcagttgggatatttgccaatgCCTCTTCCGCCGATCCAgtaggggcaattcccaatcatTCCATTGTGCGTAGAAaataggtttcatttcgataccctttttcttttaaaaatttatcaatgtagttcaaaggagtaccacccctcttcaaagtacggtaaagcttataagtaaagctaggcttaagagttcttatgggttctgcgtcttcgatgatttcttcctcttctcgatgtgCAACATCTTGAGGTCTAGACGaaggagatggacgctgctaAGAATGTCGTTGGCTCTATTGCTGattaggagattcttcttcctcagtgagatcaaagtgcgtaggtcCCTCACGCATTTCTTGTGGTCCCTATTCGCGATCCTCGAAAACTTTTTTGGGAagacattttcacattttttttttttagagattccaagcttgttttcccaagaaagatgacaacttttcgaagattaaacaagagaagaagacagaaatggaagatcggtgctctcttagggtttttgtgagtaaaacgaagaagaaccgATAGTATATAGGAtagtcgaagagaggcatacggaacgtcgtaaaaaagaaatataaagatgcatttttaaaaataactgccttttcaaaaattagataaactgtcattttttttaaaaaaaattgtttttccgAGAAGGAcagattgcaataatcacggaaattaaaaatagcaaCAATCAATTACGggttgatgatcgtaccttttcgagatttgattggagagataataaaataaaataacttacaaaaaaaaaaatcttgatcgTCCGAGTCGAGTgcctttagactttcagtctGAGGTTGAACTTCCTcgagactttaagatattgagtctgaaacgaatagcttcaaattgatttttctccaaaggctttgtaaatatatccgctagttggttctttgagtcaataaactgaatcgaaacttctccattttgaacatgatctctaatgaagtgatgtcgaatctctatatgttttgccattgagtgaagaatcggattcttggtgagattgattctTATTTGGTATTGTCACATTTGTTTcaatgcatgaatcttcaattccaaagtctcttagctgttgttttatccataaaatttgtgaacaacaacttccaagagctacatattctgcttatgttgtagaaagagctattgtactttgcttccttgaaaaccaagacactgtcctgcttccaagtagttgacaggtactcgatgtgctctttctatcaactctgcatccggctaggtctACGCCCGAGTATCCAAGAATAGTAAAGTCTCattttttaggataccagagacccaaagttgaagttgaagcaatgtatttga
This genomic stretch from Eucalyptus grandis isolate ANBG69807.140 chromosome 3, ASM1654582v1, whole genome shotgun sequence harbors:
- the LOC104445413 gene encoding mediator of RNA polymerase II transcription subunit 15a-like isoform X1; its protein translation is MMDNNDWRPTPPAGVGGGGTEAELDGGDWRAELPLESRDRVVKTIMETLKRHLPVSGPEGLQELKKIAVRFEEKIYTAAISQSDYLRKICLKMLTMETKSQNTIPNALPSNPAGNSSNDPVMQSQIQNQSQSIPNSLAVNQPQARQQLLVQNIQNNVPSGVQASASLSSTLPSVSGLNQSSIPNTIGQNNNMQNMPSVSQNSLGNSMGQGVNSNMFVNSQQLQARQQMVSLQQQEQSQNSQQYIYQQQQYQQQLLKQKLQPVPHSLMSSQFQQQQQQQQQQNMLQPTQLQASQQSVLQTSSVMQPPSMQPAPLAGLQQNQQSSVPQSTQSTKSYSSTFVVSTDSSAQMGHSAGGDWQEEAYQKMLQTQQLKQQYQQPQMQQQLKQQLLQQQLQQVKQQLPSQLQTHQRRSNIQLRNAAWVLLLLVVVIYYIKVFLLS